One segment of Pseudomonas sp. FP2196 DNA contains the following:
- a CDS encoding AMP-binding protein, producing MRDYLSATEQFNYQHTVDTALSGTLEALNACVECCDRHALPGRIALFWEGRDGASATYTFSDLQDKAARFANFLLAQGVQKGDKVAGLLPRNIELLITVFATWRIGAVYQPLFTAFGPKALEHRLNSSGAKVVVTDAVNRPKLAEVADCPTLVTVGGAKGQGIARGDFSFWAELANYPNVCEPVLLTGEAPFLLMFTSGTTGPSKALSVPLKAIVAFQSYTRDAVDLRPEDAFWNVADPGWAYGIYFGVTGPMSMGHPITFYDGPFTLESTCRVINKYGITNLTGSPTAYRLLIAGGDEFAKSIKGKLRIVSSAGEPLNPEVIRWFADNLDVVIHDHYGQTELGMVLCNHHGINHPVHVGAAGFASPGHRIVVLDEQYNELGVGQPGILAIDRPKSPMCWFGGYEGAPTKAFVGDYYLSGDTVEWNPDGSISFVGRSDDVITTSGYRVGPFDVESALIEHPAVVEAAVVGKPDPERTELVKAFVVLSAQYRAEPALAEELRQHVRKRLAAHSYPREIEFVSELPKTPSGKLQRFILRNQEIVKAQEAAAHNVSA from the coding sequence ATGCGCGATTACTTGTCTGCCACTGAACAGTTCAACTATCAGCACACCGTGGATACCGCACTCAGCGGTACGCTTGAGGCGCTCAACGCCTGCGTCGAATGCTGCGACCGCCATGCATTGCCGGGGCGCATCGCGCTGTTCTGGGAAGGCCGCGACGGCGCTAGTGCGACGTACACCTTCAGCGACTTGCAGGACAAAGCCGCGCGTTTCGCCAATTTCCTCCTCGCTCAAGGCGTGCAGAAGGGTGACAAGGTCGCCGGCCTGCTGCCGCGCAACATCGAATTGCTCATCACCGTGTTCGCCACCTGGCGTATCGGCGCGGTCTATCAGCCGCTGTTCACCGCATTCGGCCCCAAGGCGCTCGAACATCGCCTGAACAGCTCCGGCGCCAAAGTGGTGGTGACCGACGCCGTCAACCGTCCGAAACTCGCTGAAGTCGCCGATTGCCCGACACTGGTTACCGTTGGCGGCGCCAAGGGCCAGGGCATTGCCCGTGGCGACTTCAGTTTCTGGGCTGAACTGGCCAACTATCCCAACGTCTGTGAACCGGTGCTGCTGACCGGCGAAGCCCCGTTCCTGCTGATGTTCACCTCGGGCACCACCGGCCCGTCGAAAGCGCTGTCGGTGCCGCTCAAAGCCATCGTCGCGTTCCAGAGCTACACCCGCGATGCCGTTGATCTGCGCCCCGAAGACGCGTTCTGGAACGTCGCCGATCCAGGCTGGGCCTACGGCATCTATTTCGGCGTGACGGGCCCGATGTCGATGGGCCACCCGATCACCTTCTACGATGGCCCGTTCACCCTCGAAAGCACCTGCCGGGTGATAAACAAATATGGCATCACCAACCTCACCGGTTCGCCCACGGCGTATCGCCTGCTGATTGCCGGCGGTGACGAGTTCGCCAAGTCGATCAAGGGCAAGCTGCGCATCGTCAGCAGCGCCGGCGAGCCGCTGAATCCGGAAGTGATCCGCTGGTTCGCCGACAATCTCGACGTGGTCATTCACGACCATTACGGCCAGACCGAACTGGGCATGGTCCTGTGCAACCACCACGGCATCAACCACCCGGTCCATGTCGGCGCCGCCGGTTTCGCTTCGCCGGGCCATCGCATCGTCGTGCTCGACGAGCAGTACAACGAACTCGGCGTCGGCCAGCCCGGCATCCTCGCCATCGACCGGCCGAAGTCGCCGATGTGCTGGTTCGGCGGTTACGAAGGCGCGCCGACCAAAGCCTTCGTCGGCGATTACTACCTGAGCGGCGACACCGTCGAGTGGAACCCGGACGGCAGCATCAGTTTCGTCGGCCGCAGCGACGATGTGATCACCACGTCCGGCTACCGCGTCGGCCCGTTCGACGTCGAAAGCGCGCTGATTGAACACCCGGCCGTGGTCGAAGCGGCAGTGGTCGGCAAACCGGACCCGGAGCGCACCGAACTGGTCAAAGCCTTTGTCGTGCTCAGCGCGCAATACCGCGCTGAACCTGCGCTGGCCGAAGAACTGCGCCAGCACGTGCGCAAGCGCCTCGCCGCGCATTCATACCCGCGTGAAATCGAATTTGTCAGCGAGTTGCCCAAAACCCCCAGTGGCAAATTGCAGCGCTTTATCTTGCGCAACCAGGAAATCGTCAAGGCTCAAGAGGCCGCGGCGCACAACGTTTCAGCTTGA
- a CDS encoding SDR family NAD(P)-dependent oxidoreductase yields MQIENKVFIVTGGASGLGAATAELLVNAGAKVMLVDMNAEAVAAQAQRLGAQSVVADISNEAAAEAAVQATVKAFGSLNGLVNCAGIVRGEKILGKNGPHALASFAQVINVNLIGSFNMLRLAAAAIAESEANADGERGVIINTASVAAFDGQIGQAAYSASKGAIASLTLPAARELARFGIRVMTIAPGIFETPMMAGMTPEVRDSLAAGVPFPPRLGKPAEYAALVRHIIENSMLNGEVIRLDGALRMAAK; encoded by the coding sequence ATGCAGATCGAGAACAAGGTTTTTATCGTCACTGGCGGCGCCTCCGGCCTCGGTGCCGCCACCGCTGAATTGTTGGTGAATGCCGGCGCGAAAGTGATGCTGGTGGACATGAACGCCGAAGCCGTAGCCGCTCAGGCCCAGCGTCTGGGCGCGCAAAGCGTCGTCGCCGACATCAGCAACGAAGCCGCTGCCGAAGCGGCCGTGCAGGCGACCGTCAAGGCATTCGGCAGCCTCAACGGTCTGGTCAACTGCGCCGGCATCGTCCGTGGCGAGAAAATCCTCGGCAAGAACGGCCCGCATGCACTGGCCAGTTTCGCTCAGGTCATTAACGTCAACCTGATCGGCAGCTTCAACATGCTGCGTCTGGCCGCAGCAGCCATCGCCGAGAGCGAAGCCAATGCCGACGGCGAGCGCGGTGTGATCATCAACACCGCCTCGGTGGCGGCGTTCGACGGCCAGATCGGTCAGGCAGCCTACTCGGCGTCTAAAGGCGCCATCGCCAGTCTGACCCTGCCGGCCGCCCGTGAGTTGGCACGTTTCGGCATCCGCGTAATGACCATCGCCCCGGGCATTTTCGAAACCCCGATGATGGCGGGCATGACCCCGGAAGTGCGCGATTCGCTGGCTGCTGGCGTACCGTTCCCGCCGCGCCTGGGCAAGCCTGCCGAATACGCCGCGCTGGTACGCCATATCATCGAAAACAGCATGCTCAACGGCGAGGTAATCCGTCTCGACGGTGCCTTGCGCATGGCCGCCAAGTAA
- the pssA gene encoding CDP-diacylglycerol--serine O-phosphatidyltransferase: MPLLFKRSLLPKLRSFPLTAEAVTILSGAAEFRRCLLEKIATATQRIYIVALYLQQDEAGQEILDALHAAKLKRPELEIAVVVDWLRAQRGLIGAGKQPGNSAWYQEMTRTHESEVPVYGVPVQTRELFGVLHLKGFVIDDCVVYSGASLNNVYLHKFDKYRFDRYHVLRSHELADSMHHLVKHGLIESKAVHRLDLPNLPTTRSLRNDIGDLRSRLKYATYDTSAGSTSREGLSVSPLLGVGKKNPLNRAILELIASAQKQLTICTPYFNLPLGVIREINRALARGVKIDIVVGDKTANDFYIPPSEPFKVIAALPYLYEISLRRFAKRHQRNIDSGQLNLHLWRDGDNTYHLKGMWIDQRYTLLTGNNLNPRAFRLDLENALLIDDPKGEWLEPRAQELENIFRHTTRIESFNNLETLPEYPSGVAKFLKRVSRVRIERLLYRIL; encoded by the coding sequence ATGCCGTTGCTTTTCAAACGTTCTCTGCTGCCCAAACTGCGCAGCTTTCCGCTGACCGCCGAGGCCGTGACCATTCTGTCCGGTGCCGCCGAGTTCCGTCGTTGCCTGCTGGAGAAAATCGCCACGGCGACCCAGCGCATCTACATCGTCGCGCTTTATTTGCAGCAAGACGAAGCCGGTCAGGAAATCCTCGATGCCTTGCACGCCGCCAAACTCAAGCGTCCCGAGCTTGAAATCGCCGTGGTGGTTGACTGGCTGCGCGCCCAGCGCGGTCTGATCGGCGCCGGTAAGCAGCCAGGCAATTCGGCTTGGTATCAGGAAATGACCCGCACTCACGAAAGCGAAGTGCCGGTGTACGGCGTGCCGGTGCAGACCCGCGAATTGTTTGGCGTACTGCATTTGAAGGGCTTCGTAATCGACGACTGCGTGGTCTACAGCGGCGCGAGCCTGAATAACGTCTACCTGCACAAGTTCGACAAATACCGCTTCGACCGCTATCACGTTCTGCGCAGCCATGAGCTGGCGGACTCCATGCATCACCTGGTCAAGCACGGTCTGATCGAATCGAAAGCCGTGCATCGTCTTGACCTTCCCAATCTGCCGACCACGCGCAGCCTGCGCAACGATATCGGCGATCTGCGCAGCCGCCTCAAGTACGCGACCTACGACACCAGCGCCGGCAGCACGAGCCGAGAAGGCCTGTCCGTCAGCCCATTGCTGGGCGTGGGCAAGAAAAACCCGTTGAACCGGGCAATTCTTGAGTTGATCGCCAGTGCGCAAAAGCAGCTGACCATTTGCACGCCGTACTTCAACCTGCCGCTGGGAGTGATCCGCGAAATCAATCGCGCGCTGGCCCGTGGGGTGAAGATCGACATCGTGGTCGGCGACAAGACTGCCAACGATTTCTATATCCCGCCGAGCGAGCCGTTCAAGGTCATCGCCGCGCTGCCGTATTTGTACGAGATCAGCCTGCGTCGCTTCGCCAAGCGCCATCAGCGCAACATCGACAGCGGGCAATTGAACCTGCACTTGTGGCGTGACGGCGACAACACCTATCACCTCAAGGGCATGTGGATCGATCAGCGCTATACCTTGCTGACCGGCAACAACCTCAATCCTCGGGCGTTCAGGCTGGATCTGGAAAACGCGCTGTTGATTGACGATCCAAAGGGCGAGTGGCTGGAGCCGCGTGCGCAGGAGCTCGAAAATATCTTCCGCCATACCACGCGAATCGAGAGCTTTAACAACCTGGAGACGCTGCCGGAATACCCGAGCGGGGTGGCGAAGTTTCTCAAGCGGGTGAGTCGGGTGCGGATTGAGCGGTTGCTTTACCGGATTCTATAA
- a CDS encoding AraC family transcriptional regulator yields the protein MSEKDTIAVQLVREALLQSCAPGVATEEVLGKVGIAPSLLHAGDGRVPASQYAKLWRLLARRGDDEFFGMDPRQLKSGSLEFLCRSAMAQPTLAMGLSTGLSFLSLMLERLPAQLVHQQSLAEIVLLEDDPEPRRAFTYFTYWMIVHGVACWLAGRRIPILAIELRCPEPDFTDDYRVMFSENLRFDRPRTRMIFSADCLDLPIKRTAEELKRFLAHAPANILVKYRDPESLASRIKQDLRQLPAEQWPETEALAQQLCMSASTLRRRLAEEGQTYQGLKDSVRKELAIVWLAEPSISFVEIAARLGFADASSFYKAFRKWSGSNPGHYRALILNDPT from the coding sequence ATGTCGGAAAAAGACACCATCGCCGTTCAACTGGTGCGTGAAGCGCTGCTGCAAAGTTGTGCCCCGGGCGTGGCAACGGAAGAGGTCTTGGGCAAGGTCGGCATTGCGCCGTCTCTGCTGCACGCCGGAGATGGCCGAGTGCCGGCCTCGCAGTACGCCAAACTCTGGCGCTTGCTGGCCCGACGCGGTGATGACGAGTTCTTCGGTATGGACCCGCGCCAGCTCAAGTCCGGCAGCCTGGAATTCCTCTGCCGTAGTGCGATGGCGCAACCGACATTGGCAATGGGGTTGAGCACCGGCCTGAGTTTCCTTTCATTGATGCTAGAACGCCTGCCGGCGCAACTGGTGCACCAGCAAAGTCTGGCGGAAATCGTTCTGCTCGAAGACGATCCCGAACCACGCCGCGCCTTCACCTACTTCACCTACTGGATGATTGTCCACGGTGTGGCTTGCTGGCTGGCGGGGCGGCGGATTCCGATTCTGGCCATCGAGTTGCGTTGTCCGGAACCGGACTTCACCGATGATTACCGGGTGATGTTCTCGGAAAACCTGCGGTTCGACCGACCGCGCACACGGATGATTTTCTCCGCCGACTGCCTCGATCTGCCGATCAAACGTACGGCCGAGGAGCTAAAACGCTTTCTGGCCCATGCGCCAGCCAACATTCTGGTGAAGTACCGTGATCCGGAAAGCCTCGCCAGTCGGATCAAGCAGGATTTACGTCAGTTACCAGCGGAGCAGTGGCCGGAAACGGAGGCTTTGGCGCAGCAACTGTGCATGTCCGCCTCGACCTTGCGCCGACGTTTGGCAGAGGAAGGGCAGACGTATCAGGGACTCAAGGACAGTGTGCGCAAGGAGTTGGCGATTGTCTGGCTGGCGGAACCTTCGATCAGTTTTGTTGAAATTGCAGCACGGTTGGGATTTGCCGATGCGAGTTCGTTCTACAAGGCGTTTCGCAAGTGGTCTGGGTCCAATCCCGGCCACTATCGCGCGCTGATCCTGAATGACCCCACCTGA
- the efeO gene encoding iron uptake system protein EfeO has product MKKTPLALLLTLGLLNTPLSAFAATAPLDLVGPVSDYKIYATEQLDELASHTQQFTDAVKKGDLATAQKLYAPTRVYYESIEPIAELFSDLDASIDSRVDDHEKGVKAEDFTGFHRIEYSLFSEKSTQGLDALADGLNKDVKDLQTRVAGLTFPPEKVVGGAAALLEEVAATKISGEEDRYSHTDLYDFQGNIDGAKKIVDLFRPQIEQQDKAFVAKVDKNFATVDKVLAKYKTKDGGFETYDKVKDNDRKALVGPVNTLAEDLSTLRGKLGLN; this is encoded by the coding sequence ATGAAAAAGACGCCACTCGCGTTATTGCTGACCCTTGGTTTGCTCAACACCCCGCTGTCAGCCTTCGCCGCCACCGCACCGCTGGATCTGGTCGGGCCGGTTTCGGACTACAAGATTTACGCCACCGAACAGCTCGATGAACTGGCCAGCCACACCCAGCAGTTCACCGACGCTGTGAAGAAAGGCGACTTGGCCACAGCGCAAAAACTCTATGCGCCGACCCGCGTTTACTACGAGTCAATCGAGCCGATTGCCGAGCTGTTCAGTGACCTCGATGCGTCCATCGACTCCCGCGTCGACGACCACGAAAAAGGCGTGAAAGCTGAAGACTTCACCGGGTTTCACCGCATCGAATACTCGCTGTTCTCGGAAAAAAGCACCCAAGGCCTGGACGCACTGGCGGATGGCTTGAACAAAGACGTCAAAGACCTGCAAACCCGCGTCGCCGGCCTGACCTTCCCGCCGGAGAAAGTGGTGGGCGGCGCTGCTGCGCTGCTGGAAGAAGTCGCCGCGACCAAGATCTCCGGCGAAGAAGATCGCTACAGCCACACCGACCTCTACGACTTCCAGGGCAACATCGACGGCGCGAAAAAAATTGTCGACCTGTTCCGCCCGCAGATCGAGCAGCAGGACAAGGCGTTCGTCGCCAAAGTCGACAAGAACTTTGCCACCGTGGACAAGGTTCTGGCCAAGTACAAGACCAAGGACGGTGGCTTTGAAACGTACGACAAGGTCAAGGACAACGACCGAAAGGCGCTGGTTGGCCCGGTGAATACGTTGGCGGAAGACCTGTCCACGTTGCGTGGGAAATTGGGGCTGAACTGA
- the efeU gene encoding iron uptake transporter permease EfeU, with protein MLAPFLIMLREGIEAALIVGIIASYLQQTGRGQWMPAVWIGVFLAAALALLVGGGLELVSAEFPQKQQELFEGIVGLVAVGILSSMVFWMRKVARSIKHSLHASLDEALTSSKHQVIALIAMVFFAVAREGLETVFFLLAVFQQSEGPGAPIGALLGLLLAIVVGFLIYTGSMRLNLSAFFKWTGLFILVVAAGILANSVQALHEAGLWNHLQTVLFDLSATLPMDGPLGSVLAGMFGYQDAPTVSTLGAYLIYLVVALVMFFLPAAPAKNAAQSNSVSSQ; from the coding sequence ATGCTCGCCCCCTTCCTGATCATGCTGCGCGAAGGCATTGAAGCCGCGCTGATCGTTGGCATCATCGCCAGCTACCTGCAACAGACCGGCCGTGGCCAATGGATGCCCGCTGTGTGGATCGGGGTATTTCTCGCCGCCGCACTCGCCTTGCTGGTCGGCGGTGGCCTGGAATTGGTCAGCGCTGAATTCCCGCAAAAGCAGCAGGAGTTGTTTGAAGGCATCGTCGGGCTGGTGGCCGTGGGGATTCTCAGCTCGATGGTGTTCTGGATGCGCAAGGTCGCACGGTCGATCAAGCACTCTCTGCACGCCTCGCTGGATGAAGCGCTGACTTCTTCCAAACATCAGGTCATCGCGTTGATCGCTATGGTGTTCTTCGCCGTGGCGCGTGAAGGCCTGGAAACGGTGTTTTTCCTGCTCGCGGTGTTTCAGCAGAGCGAAGGCCCGGGTGCGCCGATCGGTGCCCTGCTCGGCCTGCTTCTGGCGATTGTCGTCGGTTTTCTGATCTACACCGGCAGCATGCGTCTGAACCTTTCGGCATTTTTCAAATGGACCGGGTTGTTCATTCTCGTGGTGGCCGCGGGGATTCTCGCCAATTCGGTTCAGGCCCTGCATGAAGCCGGGCTGTGGAATCACCTGCAAACCGTGCTCTTCGACCTCAGTGCGACGCTGCCGATGGACGGCCCGTTGGGCTCGGTGCTGGCCGGCATGTTCGGTTACCAGGATGCGCCAACCGTCAGCACCCTCGGTGCTTATCTGATTTATCTGGTAGTGGCGCTGGTGATGTTCTTCCTCCCGGCGGCGCCCGCCAAAAACGCCGCGCAATCGAATTCCGTTTCCAGCCAATAA
- the efeB gene encoding iron uptake transporter deferrochelatase/peroxidase subunit — protein MKDSEQLNLQRRRVLMGMGAAGVALAGSALSCPAMAAAPAQVTEAPSSDKTEDRHDFHGMHQTGIVTPRPASGMLVSFDVLASDREDLERLFRTLNERIAFLMKGGPVAQIDPKLPPPDSGILGPVVTPDNLTITVSVGESLFDERFGLTDAKPKRLQRMVGFPNDALEADCCHGDLSLQFCSNTADTNIHALRDIVKNLPDLLLVRWKQEGSVPPQAPSKPGVPAQSARNFLGFRDGSANPDSNDAKAMDNIVWVQPGNDEPAWAAHGSYQAVRIIRNFVERWDRTPLQEQESILGRVKSTGAPMGGSHESEVPDYSKDPAGKLTKLDAHIRLANPRTAASQANLILRRPFNYSNGVNKNGQLDMGLLFICYQADLEKGFITVQNRLNGEPLEEYLKPVGGGYFFTLPGVTGDKDFIGRSLLNATQPKTAA, from the coding sequence ATGAAAGATTCAGAACAACTCAACCTGCAACGTCGCCGCGTCCTGATGGGCATGGGCGCAGCCGGTGTCGCACTGGCCGGATCGGCCCTGAGCTGCCCGGCCATGGCCGCCGCGCCGGCACAAGTCACCGAAGCCCCGAGCAGCGACAAGACTGAAGACCGCCACGACTTCCACGGCATGCATCAAACCGGCATCGTCACCCCGCGCCCGGCGTCGGGCATGCTGGTGTCGTTCGACGTACTGGCCAGTGATCGCGAAGACCTGGAGCGACTGTTCCGCACCCTCAACGAGCGCATCGCGTTCCTGATGAAGGGCGGCCCGGTCGCGCAGATCGATCCGAAGCTGCCGCCGCCAGACTCCGGCATCCTCGGCCCGGTGGTGACTCCGGACAACCTGACCATCACCGTGTCGGTGGGCGAGTCGTTGTTTGATGAGCGCTTTGGTCTGACCGACGCCAAACCCAAACGCCTGCAGCGCATGGTCGGCTTCCCCAACGATGCACTGGAAGCTGATTGCTGCCACGGCGACCTGAGCTTGCAGTTCTGCTCCAACACCGCCGACACCAATATTCATGCCCTGCGCGACATCGTGAAAAACCTCCCGGACCTGCTGCTGGTGCGCTGGAAACAGGAAGGCAGCGTACCGCCGCAGGCCCCGTCCAAACCCGGGGTGCCGGCGCAATCGGCGCGCAACTTCCTCGGTTTCCGTGACGGCTCGGCCAACCCCGACTCCAACGATGCCAAAGCCATGGATAACATCGTTTGGGTGCAACCGGGCAACGACGAACCGGCGTGGGCGGCCCACGGCAGCTATCAAGCGGTGCGGATCATCCGCAACTTCGTTGAGCGCTGGGACCGTACGCCTTTGCAGGAACAGGAAAGCATTCTCGGCCGGGTCAAGAGTACCGGCGCGCCGATGGGTGGGTCTCACGAGAGCGAAGTCCCGGATTACAGCAAGGATCCGGCCGGCAAACTGACCAAACTCGATGCACACATCCGCCTGGCCAATCCGCGCACTGCCGCGAGCCAGGCCAACCTGATCCTGCGCCGGCCGTTCAACTATTCCAACGGTGTGAACAAGAACGGCCAACTCGACATGGGTCTGCTCTTCATCTGCTACCAGGCCGATTTGGAGAAAGGCTTTATCACCGTGCAGAACCGCCTCAACGGCGAACCGCTTGAGGAATACCTCAAACCCGTCGGCGGTGGTTACTTCTTCACCCTTCCGGGTGTCACCGGCGACAAGGATTTCATCGGTCGCTCGCTGCTCAACGCCACACAACCGAAAACAGCGGCATAA
- a CDS encoding acetyl-CoA C-acyltransferase: MTISNDPIVIVSAVRTPMGGFQGELKSLTAPQLGAAAIKAAVERAGVASDAVDEVLFGCVLPAGLGQAPARQAALGAGLDKSTRCTTVNKMCGSGMETTILAHDMLIAGSADVVIAGGMESMSNSPYLLDRARAGYRMGHGRVLDSMFLDGLEDAYDKGRLMGTFAEDCAETNHFSREAQDAFAIASTTRAQQAIKNGSFKDEIVPLTVTVGKEQVLISHDEQPPKAKLDKVASLKPAFREGGTVTAANSSSISDGAAALVLMRQSQAQKLGLKPLAVIHGHAAFADTPGLFPVAPIGAIKKLIKKTGWSLGDVDLFEVNEAFAVVAMAAMKHLDIPHEKLNVHGGACALGHPIGASGARILVTLLSALRQRKLKRGVVAICIGGGEATAMAVECVY, from the coding sequence ATGACTATTTCCAACGATCCGATTGTCATCGTCAGCGCCGTCCGCACCCCGATGGGCGGTTTCCAGGGCGAACTGAAAAGCCTCACCGCGCCACAGCTTGGCGCTGCCGCCATCAAAGCGGCGGTTGAACGCGCCGGTGTGGCCAGCGATGCGGTCGACGAAGTGTTGTTCGGTTGCGTCCTGCCCGCCGGCCTCGGCCAGGCGCCTGCGCGGCAAGCGGCACTGGGCGCCGGGCTGGATAAATCGACCCGCTGCACAACGGTCAACAAGATGTGCGGCTCGGGCATGGAAACCACCATTCTGGCCCACGACATGCTGATCGCTGGCAGCGCCGATGTGGTGATCGCAGGCGGCATGGAGAGCATGTCCAACTCGCCGTATCTGCTGGATCGCGCCCGCGCCGGTTACCGCATGGGCCACGGCCGCGTGCTCGATTCAATGTTCCTCGACGGCCTCGAAGACGCCTACGACAAAGGCCGGCTGATGGGCACTTTTGCCGAGGATTGCGCCGAAACCAATCACTTCAGCCGCGAGGCGCAGGACGCTTTTGCGATCGCCTCGACCACCCGCGCACAACAGGCGATCAAGAACGGTAGCTTCAAGGACGAAATCGTCCCGCTGACCGTGACTGTCGGTAAAGAACAGGTGCTGATCAGCCACGATGAGCAACCGCCGAAAGCCAAACTGGACAAGGTCGCCTCGTTGAAACCGGCGTTCCGCGAAGGCGGCACGGTGACGGCAGCTAACTCCAGCTCGATCTCTGACGGCGCGGCGGCACTGGTGCTGATGCGTCAGTCGCAGGCGCAGAAACTCGGCCTGAAGCCGCTTGCCGTTATTCATGGTCATGCCGCATTCGCCGATACGCCGGGCCTGTTTCCAGTGGCGCCGATTGGTGCGATCAAGAAGCTGATCAAGAAAACCGGTTGGTCGCTGGGTGATGTCGATCTGTTCGAGGTCAACGAGGCGTTTGCCGTGGTTGCCATGGCCGCCATGAAGCACCTCGACATCCCGCATGAAAAGCTCAATGTACATGGCGGCGCTTGTGCGCTGGGCCATCCGATCGGCGCTTCGGGCGCACGGATTCTGGTGACACTGCTCTCGGCCCTGCGCCAAAGAAAGCTGAAACGCGGTGTCGTCGCCATTTGCATCGGCGGCGGCGAAGCCACGGCCATGGCCGTGGAATGCGTTTACTGA
- the efeO gene encoding iron uptake system protein EfeO, translating into MSKPNNPQATPPRALRWAVAGSVVVMIAAGGLFYYASQLAAAKRQHNHDEVVVNIHPGSCEPNALTVPAGRASFRIVNRSERAVEWEILDGVLVVEERENIAPGLSQVINANLQPGDYAITCGLLSNPRGTLHVTPTAASDAAAKAKPSMVAFVGPLSEFRVYLASQGSALIKAVTALDQAIASGDLSEAQALYLPAREAYQRLAPAAQRLAELDNSVNARADYFEKREQDPAFVGFHRIEYALFQQRKLDGLAPASQRLLTDVTTLKQQLLAQSLPPEQLVNIVVRNLNTLADVRAASGEEERYSHSDLNGFAANLQTAHKVVDLLRPMLSKSAAELLPKIDQALADFDTQLNSFKVKDGYASYDSVSGEQRKQIADKAQALANALDGIDPALGLSGL; encoded by the coding sequence ATGTCAAAGCCTAATAACCCTCAGGCCACGCCTCCTCGCGCCCTGCGCTGGGCAGTGGCCGGTTCTGTGGTCGTGATGATCGCCGCCGGCGGCCTGTTCTACTATGCCTCGCAACTGGCGGCGGCCAAACGTCAGCACAACCACGACGAAGTGGTGGTCAACATTCACCCGGGCAGTTGCGAACCGAATGCGCTGACCGTGCCAGCAGGCCGCGCCAGTTTCCGCATCGTCAACCGCTCTGAGCGGGCGGTGGAATGGGAAATCCTCGATGGCGTGCTGGTGGTCGAAGAACGCGAGAACATTGCGCCGGGCCTGAGCCAGGTGATCAACGCCAACCTGCAACCCGGCGACTACGCGATCACGTGCGGCCTGCTGAGCAATCCGCGCGGCACTTTGCACGTGACGCCGACGGCGGCCTCCGACGCTGCGGCCAAGGCCAAACCGTCGATGGTCGCCTTCGTCGGGCCGTTGTCGGAATTCCGTGTGTATCTGGCCAGCCAGGGCAGCGCTTTGATCAAAGCGGTCACCGCACTGGACCAGGCGATCGCCAGCGGCGACCTGAGTGAGGCGCAGGCGCTGTACTTACCTGCCCGTGAGGCCTATCAACGCCTGGCCCCTGCCGCGCAACGTCTGGCTGAACTGGACAACAGCGTCAACGCCCGCGCCGATTACTTCGAGAAACGCGAGCAGGATCCAGCCTTTGTCGGCTTCCACCGGATCGAATACGCCCTGTTCCAGCAACGCAAACTTGACGGTCTCGCGCCCGCTTCTCAGCGCTTGCTGACAGACGTCACCACGCTCAAACAGCAACTGCTCGCCCAGTCGCTGCCTCCGGAGCAACTGGTCAACATCGTCGTGCGCAACCTCAACACCCTCGCCGACGTGCGCGCCGCCAGCGGTGAAGAAGAACGCTACAGCCACAGTGATCTCAACGGTTTCGCTGCCAACCTGCAAACCGCGCACAAAGTCGTCGACCTGCTGCGGCCGATGCTGAGCAAGTCCGCCGCCGAGCTGTTGCCGAAAATAGATCAGGCCCTGGCGGACTTCGACACCCAACTGAACAGCTTCAAGGTCAAGGACGGCTACGCCAGCTACGACAGCGTCAGCGGCGAACAACGCAAGCAGATCGCCGACAAGGCCCAGGCCCTGGCAAACGCGCTTGATGGAATCGACCCAGCCCTCGGCCTCTCCGGCCTGTAA